TTCTGAGGGAGCGCCCCCACCCGCCCCAGCCGGCGCGCATCGGCCGGCTCTGTCCCCAGCGTCTCCACCCGCCCGGCCGTGGGCTTCAGCAGCCCCAGCGCGAGTTTCAGCAGCGTCGACTTCCCCCCGCCGTTCGGCCCGATCACGCCCAGCCGCTCGCCCGGCTCGACCCGCAGCGAGATGTCGCGCAGCGCCGGCGCACCCCCGGACGCCCCGGGATAGGCGAAGGAGACATTCTCGAAAACCAGCGCGGGGCCGGGCATAGGTGGAGTGTCCGCGTGCCGGGGCGCCGTGTCCAATCGCCGGGACCCGTGAGCACACAGCCCCTCGAAGTCGGTCGCCGGTGTTCTAGACTCGCACCCCATGCTCCGACTGACGGAAATCCGGCTCCCGCTCGACCACCCGCCCGAGGCCATCGCCCGGGCCGCCGCCGCGCGCCTGCGCATCCCCCCCGCCGACCTGCTGTCCTGCACCGTCTTCCGGCGCGCGCACGACGCGCGCAAGCAGCACGCGATCAAACTGATCTACTCGCTCGATGTCGAGGTCAACGACGAAGCCGGCGTCCTCCGCCGCTTCGCCAACGACACCACCGTCAGGCCAACCCCCGACATCGAGTACAAGTTCGTCGCCCGCGCGCCCGCGAACACCTCCGTGCGCCCCCTCGTCATCGGCGCCGGTCCCTGCGGCCTGTTCGCCGCCCTCCTCCTCGCCCAGATGGGCTTCAAGCCCATCATCCTCGAACGGGGCAAGGTCGTCCGCGAACGCACCAAAGACACCTGGGGATTCTGGCGCAAATCCCTCCTCAACACCGAATCCAATGTCCAGTACGGCGAGGGCGGCGCCGGCACCTTCTCCGACGGCAAACTCTACAGCCAGATCAAAGACCCGCGACACCTCGGGCGCAAGGTCCTCACCGAGTTCGTCAAGGCCGAAGCGCCGCCCGAAATCCTCACCGAAGCACACCCCCACATCGGCACCTTCCGCCTCGTCAAGATGGTCGAGAACATGCGCGCGACCATCGAATCGCTCGGGGGCGAGTACCGATTCGAGAGCCGCGTCGTCGACCTCGACATCGAAACCAATCCGGACGGCTCGCGCCAGATCCGCGGCGTCGTCCTCGACAGCGGCGAGCGCATCGCCTCCGACCATGTCGTCCTCGCCGTCGGACACAGTTCGCGCGACACCTTCCAGATGCTCCACGACCGCGGCGTACACATCGAGGCCAAGCCCTTCTCCATCGGGTTCCGCATCGAACACCCCCAGTCGCTCATCGACGCCGCCCGGTTCGGCCCCAGCGCCGGGCACCCCATCCTCGGGGCCGCCGACTACAAACTCGTCCACCACGCCAGCAACGGGCGCGATGTGTACAGTTTTTGCATGTGCCCGGGCGGCACCGTCGTCGCCGCGACCTCCGAGGAGGGGCGCGTCGTGACCAACGGCATGAGCCAGTACTCGCGCGCCGAGCGCAACGCCAACTCCGGCATCGTCGTGGGCATCACGCCCGAGGTCGATTACCCGGGAGGCCCCCTCGCCGGCATCGCGTTCCAGCGCAAGTGGGAATCCGCCGCGTTCGTCGCCGGGGGCAGCGACTACTCCGCCCCGGCCCAGCGCGTGGGCGACTTCCTCGAGGGTCGCCCCAGCACAACGCTCGGCAGCGTCATCCCCTCGTACAAGCCGGGCGTCCGCCCCACCGACCTCACCCCCTGCGTCCCCGAGTACGCCACCGTCGCCATCCGCGAAGCCCTCACCAAGTTCGGCCGCCAGATCCGCGGCTACGACATGGACGACGCCGTCCTCACCGGCGTCGAGACCCGGACCTCCTCCCCCGTCCGCATCACGCGCGACGAGACCTTCCAGAGTCTCAACACCCGGGGGCTCTTCCCCGCCGGCGAGGGCGCCGGCTACGCCGGAGGCATCCTCTCGGCGGGCGTGGACGGGATCAAGGTGGCGGAGGCGGTGGCGCGGAGTGTGGCGGAGGGGTGAACGCGAAATTCAGCATTAACGCATCCAGCCCGGCGCACATGCCAAGAGGGTAAGCGCCTCTGCGATCATCATGATTTCAAAAACCTGCGGCCAAAAAGAACGACATGTCGAGAGGCTCCACCCCTCCG
This Phycisphaeraceae bacterium DNA region includes the following protein-coding sequences:
- a CDS encoding NAD(P)/FAD-dependent oxidoreductase, producing the protein MLRLTEIRLPLDHPPEAIARAAAARLRIPPADLLSCTVFRRAHDARKQHAIKLIYSLDVEVNDEAGVLRRFANDTTVRPTPDIEYKFVARAPANTSVRPLVIGAGPCGLFAALLLAQMGFKPIILERGKVVRERTKDTWGFWRKSLLNTESNVQYGEGGAGTFSDGKLYSQIKDPRHLGRKVLTEFVKAEAPPEILTEAHPHIGTFRLVKMVENMRATIESLGGEYRFESRVVDLDIETNPDGSRQIRGVVLDSGERIASDHVVLAVGHSSRDTFQMLHDRGVHIEAKPFSIGFRIEHPQSLIDAARFGPSAGHPILGAADYKLVHHASNGRDVYSFCMCPGGTVVAATSEEGRVVTNGMSQYSRAERNANSGIVVGITPEVDYPGGPLAGIAFQRKWESAAFVAGGSDYSAPAQRVGDFLEGRPSTTLGSVIPSYKPGVRPTDLTPCVPEYATVAIREALTKFGRQIRGYDMDDAVLTGVETRTSSPVRITRDETFQSLNTRGLFPAGEGAGYAGGILSAGVDGIKVAEAVARSVAEG